The Syngnathus scovelli strain Florida chromosome 11, RoL_Ssco_1.2, whole genome shotgun sequence region TATGCAAGTCAAGTGTATTTAACCTTTGCTGCTACATTTCTCAGGTGGAAAATTCGTACTCATAAAAACACAGGAGGTTTATTATGGGTTGTCATCACGTGAAGGACTGACGCAGCTTTGTTGTAATTATCTGTCAACTAGCGTCACTTCGTGAAGTCAGTCTGGTTGCTGAACTTTGCTGTCTTTCACTCCGACTCCAACTTCCCTGTTTGGTGGCTTCTTACAGCAACACtgcaaaaaattaaatgggGGGGGGCACCGCTGTTCACCCTCATTGAAATCACGGCGAAtacaaaatgaatatttttagaCAGCAAGACTAACTTTGATCATTCTTAACATAATTTTGAAACGTCTTTGGCGAGTTTTCATCGCTCTTGATGAGCTACAGATGCAAAAATAATGGATAGCTGTACCCGGAAGCCCTGTAGCAGcgtgacacaaacacactcgAAAAGTCCCGAGATGCTGAAACCAAATCAGCTCGCTGGCATTCAGCCATCATCGACTGAGTCACTTATAGCTTTTGCCCTTCCAACTTTGACACGTGTTACCTGACTCGGGTGCAGACATTGTGAGTTCTGTTCTATTGCTAACTGGTAGCCTTTGCCATCAATTAACAACCAAGTGGTAGCTCTGTTTCAAAAAGGTCGGTGACCCTTCATACCTGACAAACAAGCTTCAACTTTTCCATTGGCAGGTCATAAGGTGCTTTTAGCACAAAGGAATTGTGTTCTTGTTTTTGTAAAGAATGTTGTTTACTGTAAGTGCTACTTTGCGTGCGATGGGTCCTTTATGTACAAATGAGCAGATGTCATTGGAAAGTGTCCAGACCTGTCCCACTGGTTTGGTTAGTTCTTATGTCAAATAACAATTTCCAGCAATTCAATGCATACCAAACCTTTGATATTTATTTTGGTTCATAAATTTTCCCAATTCCAGTTTACTGTTCTTttgatgaactatttttgtgttGTGGTAGATATCATATGGCCCACTGTTGCTTAGAGCGACATGTGGCAGACATTCAAATTCTTCAGAAAAGTTGTTGACTTTGCAGGAACAcacgcacaacacacacacgcatcattTTGGAGCATTaagttttttttcatcttggGTCAGCCAGATTGTTTTACTGTCCTGCCCCTTCCCCAAATGTATGTTCTCCTGTCCTCAGTTTTTCCAGTTCCCTTTGGGGACAcaaagatgtctttttttttttctttcaaagtaGCAGATATTTATTTTAGCTATCGTTTGTTTAGTATTTGTATAATGTTTGTGTTGGGCTACACTGCAGCTGTGTGTGTAAATGAAGCCTCTGTTATGGGAGCACTTCAGCGCCCTTGTGACCTCTCCGATCAGATTTATTTAAGGTTGTTTTAAGCGCTAGGAGGCGTGAGGGGAATTAGGGACAGAAATTATTCTAGTCTTTGAATTCTGTAATGGACCATTAGTGTAAACATTGACTTTTCTACAAGGAATGTAAAATGTTATGCTTTCCAACATTTGCATTGGGAAGGAAAAAGACATTACAGGTGATCACAACATTTGCATAAAATGCTAAATATAGAGCATTAATCTGTGGAAAGTcttgaaaatataaacaaaaactcAAAGTTAAAGTTTCATGATGAATCACAATTGAAAAATTTGAATCCAATATACAGTAAAAGAAGGTAACTTAAAAGTGAAACTTGTTTAATTATTCAATTTtcctgatttgtttttttttctttgtgttctTAACTCATTTTGGGGTtaccatttgcttttttttatatttgccaCTTAATGTAGCAAAGTGGTTATTTTGATGACCGGGTAATTTGTACTTCCTCTCTTGTTCCCGTCTGTTGACACTGTTGGTCATCtccctttttgtgtgtgtgtgtgtgtgtgtgtgtgtgtgtgtgtgtgtgtgtgtgtgtgtgtgtgtgtgtgtgtgtgtgtgtgtgtgtgtgtgtgtgtgtgtgtgtgtgtgtgtgtgtgtgtgtgtgtgtgtgagacgtgTACTGCCCATATCTGCCACATGTAATTGCCCATTTGGTGTTTCCCCAGGAAGCTGAGGTGAGCCGTTGCCATGGCGCCCTTCCTGCGCATCTCCTTCACCACATATGATTTGGGTGAATTGCCTCATCAATCTGAAGCCCCCATTTGTGCCATCAAGTTGAAGGAATCCGTCAGCACGGGTATGAACGGCAAATGGATTGCCAGTGTAACGGTGTGGCCAACCACTGGGTAGCGCTATGTCAAACTTGTGAATCCCTAAAATCACTCTTTTCCCACAGATCGAGGGACGACATTGATTCAGAAGAAGGCCACCATGTATCCGTCGTGGAAGTCCACTTTCGACGCTCATATTTACGAGGGTCGTGTTATCGAAGTGGTTCTGATGCAGAGCGCCGAGGTGGCCTTGGGCAAGGCGACCATTGACGTGTCTGTACTCGCAGAACGCTGCAAGAAGCCCAAGACCAACGGGCGGGCTGAGTTCTGGTTGGACATGATCCCTTCTGGGAAGGTGTACATTTCTGTGCAGTATTTCCTGGAGGACAGTGATGCAGGTAAAGCGATAAAGTCATCATTTTTATGTGTCCTTCTTTCGATTCTTTCAAGTGTTGTAGCATCCTGAAAGAATAGTGGCACTTACAGAATTGTTGTTTTGGAGTAGCACGCTAACTGATTAGCTTCATAAAGGTTAGGTTCAGAAAGTTCAATTGTTCAGAGGCAGTTCCTATGAGAGAAAGCCcacgtgggggtggggtgggtgctTTTGGTTTTGACTCCAGACTTTATCAGCTCGCTGCCATGCACACCACGTTTCCTGAAAAGTGTCAGTGAATatatttttctctctttctcactcTCTTTGTCCTTCTCTCCTATTACTGCTTTCTTGGCACAGTCCACTGAAGCGCTGTCCAAAGGCAAGCAGCTGTCACTCAAACCCAAAGATCTCTTTTTGTACGTCTTTACACTTCTCAGCCTAATCAGCAGCCTCTTTAAGGcaactccttttttttccctacaACGTGCTGCCATTTACCCGCCCACTCTCCTTATCGCCTCTGTTTCTGCCCGCTTTGTTTGCCTTTCACCGTCTTCTCCAAGTGACTTTTGACCCCATGCAGTTGACTTGCGTCAGTTGCTTGTTCACAGTTGAGTTTCTATGTGTCCAATCTCCATTTAAGAGACGTCGTACTTTTTGTAACTGTGGGTTTCAACTTGAATTTCTAGAACCTTgaataataaaacataaataaatgtcacagATATGTTAGGGGAAGAAGGTGCTTAAAATAATAAGCCTCTGTTTTCAACACACAAaattaaatgtattcatttatatttatttgccGATTGACCTTTCCCTTCAGCTGCCAACCAGCCATCTGGGAGAGTTGGTCCTCAGGATGGACTCACGACCCTAAATAGGAGGAGGGGAGCATTCAAGCAGCCTAAGGTTCACCTCATGAAGAGCCACGAGTTTGCTGCCACTTTTTTCCACCAGCCTACCTTCTGCTCTGTGTGCAGAGAGTTTCTCTGGTGAGTCCGATCTTTGGTATGATAATCAGGGTattaaaacacaaaaagaaagaaacaacaaTGAATCATTTTATTGTTACACAATAAAATCACCAGGGGAAACCACCAGGTCATGTTGGATTCCATCTGATGAAAGTCACCAGCACTAACTCATTGCATAATCTTTTCACTCTATGGGGTCATTATCAAATTTATAATTCTTGGATGGTAGCAAAATTGTgttcttttttctctccccaTTCAGGGGACTCAACAAGCAAGGCTACAAGTGCAGACGTGAGTTTCCCCCACTACCATTTTTCAATATAGGacaacagttttgtttttttttccaattttacaTCATCCTACATTCAAATTTGGACTCAATATTTTGTTCTTGATTCCACCCAGAATGCAACGCAGCAATTCACAAGAAATGCATCGAAAAGATTATGGGCAGGTGCACCGGAACTGCAGCAAACAGTCGTGACACGATGGTGAGTTGTTAGGAGGCTTAAATTCAATTTAACCTCACTATATATTTTTCCAATTTCAATTACTTTGTCGATTTTACCACAATATTTTCTTTTCGGGAGGGGGGGtctaaaaaacaaatgaaaaatactTTATGGGACGTACAGTAAAGCAAAAACATTCTAGTCCCAGCTGAATGCAACATTTTGTTGTGGGACTTCCTTGAACTTATCTGAATGTAACATTCAGTTGACGTAATGGTTAATTGGGTCTGTTAAATCTTTTTATAGTTCCAGAAAGAGCGCTTCAAGATTGATATGCCACATCGCTTCAAGTCCAATACCTACAGAGGCCCCACCTTCTGTGACCACTGTGGCAGCCTGCTGTGGGGTCTCTACAAACAAGGCCTTAAATGTGAAGGTGGGGCTGCTCAATATTTGTCTCACAGTGTTTGGATAAAAAAATGACTCATTAAATTTCTACAATAGTAACTTTACTGATCTTTCAGATTGTGCCATGAACGTTCATAGCTACTGTCAGAAGAAAGTGGCCAACATGTGTGGTATCAACCAGAAGTTACTGGCTGAAGCGCTCTCTTACGTctcacaggtttgtaccacccAAGAGCAATGTGACAAGATCTTTCcctgaccgggaatcgaacccgggccgcggcggtgagagcgccgaatcctaaccactagaccaccagGGATGATGCTATTAAATTTGAAAATACATGTAGGATCATTTCATTTACGCGTATGAAATTTACGTCCTAGAAATCTCTGAAGAAGTCTGATAGCGCCAATACACTAGATATCGGGATCTACCAAGACATCCGTGCACCAACACATCCTACTGGTAAGATGTTGTCATTGCAGTTTAAGGTTGCTAATTGTTCAAATGTGTTGAGTTCTTTGCTTTTTGCCATTAGTCTTAATTTGAAATCTGTTTTTGAGTTTGTTCAagattgtctattttttttagtaCAGGTTTTTATAGTTGTGTACTCACTCTGATGTATAAATCCTCATAGCTGATAAGAACGGCACATCAGGTGACACCTCGAGTTCAGCCTTACCTTCTGTTAAGCGGTTACACCTCACCACTGACCATCTGGTCTTCCACAAGGTTCTGGGCAAAGGCAGCTTTGGCAAGGTGGGCGGGGTTTCTACTTCATATCACTTCTCCCAAATTATACTGTGTCACCACGCTACTCAAATCTCACTCGTTTATTACTCCTCAGGTCCTGTTGGCCGAGCTCAAGGGTCAGAACCAGTACTACGCCGTGAAGGTTCTCAAGAAAGATGTGGTTCTCATGGATGACGACGTTGAGTGTACGATGGTGGAGAAGAGAGTCCTTGCCCTCGCCTGGGAGAACCCCTTCCTCACACACCTTTATTCCACTTTCCAGTCTAAAGTGAGCAAAGCGTGAAATGTGACATCATTACCGCACGGAGGTTATCTCGACCCACCAAGATGACCTCTGCACACACTTAATCAATTTGTCTGCAACAATGAGCTGATGAGGTCATGCTGTTACCTCAGGAGCACCTCTTCTTTGTGATGGAGTATCTCAATGGAGGCGACCTGATGTTCCACATCCAAGAAAAAGGCCGCTTCGATCTAATCCGAGCCACGTAAGCGCAGCAGCGTACCTGAATGGATTATCCGCTTATGTTCAAATAGAATTCTATTGAGGTTGTTTTGTATTCCAACTTTCAGATTCTACGCTGCTGAGATCATCGTGGGACTGCAGTTCCTCCACTCAAAAGGAATAATCTACAGGTAATATATTCACAGGGACATGCTAATACAAATAATTTTAGATGACGAGATTCGAACGTAGTGTAGGTGGAATATAAACGGATATTATAATAATCCACAGGGATCTGAAACTGGATAACGTCATGCTGGACAAGGACGGGCACATTAAAATTGCAGACTTTGGCATGTGTA contains the following coding sequences:
- the LOC125977529 gene encoding protein kinase C delta type, whose translation is MAPFLRISFTTYDLGELPHQSEAPICAIKLKESVSTDRGTTLIQKKATMYPSWKSTFDAHIYEGRVIEVVLMQSAEVALGKATIDVSVLAERCKKPKTNGRAEFWLDMIPSGKVYISVQYFLEDSDAAANQPSGRVGPQDGLTTLNRRRGAFKQPKVHLMKSHEFAATFFHQPTFCSVCREFLWGLNKQGYKCRQCNAAIHKKCIEKIMGRCTGTAANSRDTMFQKERFKIDMPHRFKSNTYRGPTFCDHCGSLLWGLYKQGLKCEDCAMNVHSYCQKKVANMCGINQKLLAEALSYVSQKSLKKSDSANTLDIGIYQDIRAPTHPTADKNGTSGDTSSSALPSVKRLHLTTDHLVFHKVLGKGSFGKVLLAELKGQNQYYAVKVLKKDVVLMDDDVECTMVEKRVLALAWENPFLTHLYSTFQSKEHLFFVMEYLNGGDLMFHIQEKGRFDLIRATFYAAEIIVGLQFLHSKGIIYRDLKLDNVMLDKDGHIKIADFGMCKENVYGDVRASTFCGTPDYIAPEILLGQKYSFSVDWWSFGVLVYEMLIGQSPFQGDDEDELFESIRSDTPHYPRWISKEARQLLELLFERDPNRRLGVVGDIRAQPFFKAINWFTLERREMEPPFKPKVKSPSDCSNFDREFLSEKPRLSHTDKNLINSMDQSAFSGFSFVNPKLEDLISKRKD